A single genomic interval of Mycobacterium sp. DL592 harbors:
- a CDS encoding TetR/AcrR family transcriptional regulator: MTASETPALRASAHRPYATLLAKGEDRKQLILDVAQRLLARNGWRNTTLAQIAKAAGVTPAGLLHHFESKEQLLHAVLDARDADDVEHADLHTGDLAEAIASAAERFERSPELVGTFAVLMAENIAPDAPLHDRLVSRYRDAVKIIANRISAGQADGRYRNDVNPVVKAVEVLAFVNGMETSWLLDPSIPLTDVFREYSRSLASQLAPVAES; this comes from the coding sequence GTGACCGCGTCAGAAACGCCGGCTCTTCGCGCAAGCGCTCACCGCCCATACGCCACCCTTCTGGCCAAGGGGGAGGACCGCAAGCAGCTGATCCTCGACGTCGCGCAGCGCCTGCTGGCCCGCAACGGCTGGCGCAACACCACCCTGGCCCAGATCGCCAAGGCGGCCGGGGTTACCCCGGCCGGTCTGCTGCACCACTTCGAATCCAAGGAACAGCTGCTGCACGCCGTCCTGGACGCCCGCGACGCCGACGACGTCGAGCACGCCGATCTGCACACCGGCGACCTCGCCGAGGCGATCGCCAGCGCGGCCGAACGCTTCGAGCGCTCACCGGAACTGGTCGGCACCTTCGCGGTCCTGATGGCCGAGAACATCGCCCCCGACGCCCCACTGCACGATCGCCTGGTCTCGCGTTACCGCGACGCGGTGAAGATCATCGCCAACCGGATCAGCGCCGGCCAGGCCGACGGGCGCTACCGAAACGACGTGAACCCGGTCGTCAAGGCCGTGGAAGTGCTGGCATTTGTTAACGGAATGGAGACCTCATGGCTACTCGATCCCTCGATACCGCTGACCGATGTGTTCCGGGAGTATTCCCGATCTCTGGCGAGTCAGCTGGCGCCGGTCGCCGAATCATGA